GGCAATGAGTTCTTCGGGAACTTTGAGAAGCTCCACTTTCGCCCTGTTGGAGTAAGACACAACTGAGCGCTCAAAGTAGTCCGAGCTTCCTGGAACAAATGTAACCCTCGATGAAATCAGTCCTCCAGTGCAGGATTCGGCAACCGCAAGCCGTCTCTTCTGCCTGGAGAGAATCCCGCCGACTACCTCCTCCATCCTTACTTTGCCCTCACCATATATCAAGTCTCCAAGCTTCTCCCGCGCTGCGCTTCTTATCTTTTCCTTAATCTTCTCCGTGTCCGTTCCCGGCAAGCTGGCCATGGTGACTCTCAGGTCAACGCCATCGACGCTGGGAAGAAACGAAACAGGAAATCCTTCGATCTTTCCCGAGAACTCCTTGAGTCGTTCCGCAATCGCAGACTCAGGGATGCCGGTAGTCCTGATGGTGAGCTCTTCTATCGTTCCCAACTTGAGCTCACGGAGTCTGGGCTGGACGAAATCCTCCATCATTTGCTCCATCTCAAAGGGCACGCCGGGAAGAATGAAGAGTCTTGCTTTTCCGACCTCGAAGAAAAGGCCGGGAGCGAGCCCCTGTTTGTTTTCAATCAGAGTTGCCCCTCTCGGCACGAGGGCCTGGGTCTCATTCATGGGAGGCATCTCCAGGCCGCGTGTCATGAATCGCGTCTTTATTCTCTCCAGAATCTCATCGTTGAGAACAAGCTGAGTGTCCATCACAGTGGCAAGAGATTTTCTTGTCACATCGTCCGGGGTTGGGCCAAGCCCGCCTGTGGCAACAACGATATTGGCTCTCGAAATAGCAAGTCTCAGTGCTTCGCAAATCTTATCCCCATCATCTCCGACTGTGGTGTGCCAGAGGACACGGACTCCCACCTGCCTCAAGGCCTTCGCGATAAACGTGAAATTCGTGTCGAGCGTCTCGCCGATGAGGATTTCGTTTCCGATTGTTATGATTTCACCGTTCATGAGGACCCCTCACCCTGACCCTCTCCCCAAAGGGGAGAGGGAGACTACGTGGCAGCTCCCAAGGACAGATAAGTGACTACCTCATTCTCTCCCCGGAGGGGAGAGGGAGACTACGTGACAGTCCCAAGAATTGGAGAGGGACATCTCTATCGCAAGAGAAGAATCGCTCTCGCCACAAGATTCGCATAGAGCCCGGACACGAGGTCATCGGCAGTAACTCCGAGCCCGGAAGGCAAATTCTCAGAGCGTCTTGCCGGAAAAGGTTTTGCTATGTCGAAAATCCTGAAAAGGAAGAATGCAAGAAGATAGATTGGAAAACTCCTGGGCAGTGCATAGAGACTCACCATCATGCCTGCAAACTCATCAATCACGATCTTGTGCCCGTCTTCTCCAAAGTATCGCTCGCCGAGGGAAGCGAAAACGATGGCAATGACACAGACTGCAAGCATGACGGGCAAGTAGATGTCCATGAGGTATGGAAAGAGAAACCAGACCAGGATGAGACAGATGAGACTTCCGAATGTCGCAGGCGCTACGGGGAAATAGCCGGCATAGACTCCCGTGGCAAGGAATTTCACTACTTCTCGTTTCATCAAAATAGTGACAGTCACCTATTTTGCGGCGAGCTCGACCTCACCGCACCTGATGAGAAGATTATCCCAGGCCTTGTCAACATCCTTTTGAAGCCGCTCAAGCAGCTGCTTTCCTTCGGGCGTGAAGAGGTGAGCGAACCTTCCCTGCGGTTTAACCCAGTCCTCGATGGGTCTCTTAATCCTGGGCTTGTGCGTCAGCTTGTACGTCCCCTCCTCAATCTCAAAAAGCGGCCAATAGCAGGTCTCCACAGCTAGCTTGCACATTTCTATGCTCAGCTCCGCCGGAAACTTCCAGCCATTGTGGCATGATGAAACAATGTTCATGAACGATGGCCCGTTCGCTGAAAGTGCCTTTTCGACTTTTTTCATCAGGTCCTGCCAGTTGCTGGGAGATGCCTGCGCCACGTATGGAATATTGTGCGCCGCAACGATTCCTGTAAGGTCTTTCCTGTGCTGCTGCTTTCCCATGATGACATCACCCTTGGGTGTGGTGCTGGTATGCGCTCCGATGGGTGTTGAGCCGGAACGCTGGGTCCCGGTGTTCATGTAGGCCTGATTGTCGTAGCATACATAGAGCATGTTGTGCCCTCTCTCGAGCGCCCCCGACAATGCCTGGATCCCGATATCATACGTGCCGCCGTCGCCGCCAAAAGCGATGAACTTGATATCCTTTGTGACCTTTCCCCTTTTCTTGAGCGCCCTATAGGCAGACTCAATTCCGCTAACTGTGGCAGCGACATTCTCAAACGCGCTATGGACAAATGGAGTCTTCCATGCTGTATAGGGAAAGATTGTCGTTGTGACCTCGAGACATCCTGTTGCGCAACCCACAACGACCGGTTCCTTCGCTGCAAGCAGTATCTGCCGCACGATCACTGTCATCGCACAGCCGGCGCAGGCACGGTGACCTCCTGCCAGCAGGTCTTCTTTCTTAGAACTTTCTTTTAGCGAAATCATTTTCTCTCCTTCCTCTATTCCCTCACTCCCAGAAACTCAAACCGGGTAAGTGGCTCTCCGGCTTTCCCGATGCCTTCGAGCTCTTTGTATACATTCTTTATGTCCCCGATCGAAATATCCCTTCCACCAAGACCGTAGACATAGTTGATGATGGGAACGTTTCTCACTTTTCCGTAGGCAGATGCTCTGACTTCCGTGAAAACGGGGCCGCCCGGGCCGCCAAACGTGTGTGACCTATCAAGAACAGCAACCGCCTTGAGATGGGAAATACTGGATGCCAGAAGGTCCCCGGGGAAAGGTCTGAAGACTCTCAGCTTGATCATCCCAACCTTCTTTCCTTCAGCCCTCAGCTCATCGACTACGACCTTGACTGTCCCTGCTGTTGACCCAAGAACGATTATTCCGGTCTCGGCGTCATCCATCCTGTAGCTTTCAAAAAGAGCCATCTTCCTTCCAGTGAGCTTCCCATACTCTTCCGAAACGCTCAGGATTCTCTTCGTTGATTGGCTCACGGCCTCAGCGACTTGCCTTTTGTGCTCGAAATAGTAGTCCTGAAGATCAAGCGCACCGAACGTAGCCGGGTTGTCCACATCGATCACAGAGTATTTGCGCCTGAATTCGCCTACAAACTTCTTAACCTCCGCATCATCAAGAACTTCTACTCTATCGGCAGTGTGGCTCGTTATGAATCCGTCAAGCATCACCATCGTGGGAAGAAGAACATCCTGTGATTCGGAGATTTTTGTCGCCTGAATCATATTGTCGTACGCTTCCTGAGCACTCTCTGAGAAAAGCTGGATCCAACCCGTGTCTCTCGCGCCCATGGAGTCGCTGTGGTCGCAGTGGATATTGATGGGCCCACTCAACGCCCTACTGACAACAGCCATCACTATGGGGCATCTATTGCCGGATGCCACATAGAGGACTTCCCACATGAGAGCAAGACCATTCGCTGATGTCGCAGTCATCGATCTTGCACCTGCAAGTGACGCGCCGATAGAGGCGCTCATGGCGCTGTGCTCCGATTCGACAAGCACAAACTCTGTCTGAACCTTTCCATCAGCTACGTACTGGGCAAATCTCTCCATTAACTCAGTCTGAGGAGTTATCGGGTAGGCCGCGACAACATCTGGCTCAAGCTGTCTTATTGCCTCTCCGACTGCCTCATTACCCGTAAGCGAAAGAATCTTTCTCACGTTTCCTCCCTATACGTTCTGCTTTATTCCGACTTACTGCTAAGCACGATGAATCTGACCGTAGCGTTTGGTTCCCCGCACGACCGATTTACAGCGGCCGCATTCGCGCGACCAGAATTCCCCCTCACCAACCTCTCCCCCCAAGGGAGAGGACCAAGGTGACGGAGGGGTTCGATGAGTCATACCGCCACAACGTCTCATTCAAATTCACTTTCCAGCTTCATCGAAATCGCTTTTATCTTCGGGGGGCATTCCTGAGCACAAATGCCGCAGCCCTTGCAGTGGTTGAGGTCGAAACCGACGACCTTGCTGTCTTTCACGCGAACCGATGAATCCGGACAATAGATCCAGCACAAAAGGCAGGTTGTGCACTTCTCAGTGTCAAGGACCGGCCTGAAAGTCCTCCATGAACCTGTCTCATAGGCATCAGAATTCCCGGCTTTTTCTATGACGCATCCAAGCGGGAGTTCCCTCCATCCCTTCAGCTTGTCAAGCATTCCCTTTTACCTCCTTATAGGCCCTCTCAAGTGCCCTCAAGTTTCCTTCTATTACCTTGTCAGAGTACTTCCCGGCGAATTTTTCCTTGACCAGGCCTGCCAGAGTTTCGAGCTTGATGACTCCGGTGACCCTGGCGAGAGCGGCCATCATGGGCGTATTCGGAATCGGCCGGCCAATCTCTTTGAGCGCTATCCCAGTGGCGTTGACAGTGAACACCTTTCTTCCGGTGAGTCCTAGTATCTTCGCAATAGCGCCAGGGTCCTTGTCGGTATTGATAAGGAGAGTACCGCCTTCCTTAAGTCCTGCAAGGATATCAACCTTGCCCATAAGAGAAGGATCAAGAACGACGCCTATGTCAGGATTCTCGATCCTGGAATGGATTCTTATCTCCTTGTCATCAATCCTATTGTATCCCTTGACTGGCGCGCCACTTCTCTCAGGACCGAAATCAGGGAAACCCTGACAATATTTCCCCTCGTGAATCACGGTTTCCGTAAAGAGGAGGGCGGCCGTTTTTACACCTTGTCCACCTCTACCCAACCAGCTAATCTCGATCATCATTCCTCCCTTCCAAGGTGAGTGGTCTGACCCGGCATCTTCACAAAGCTAAAGATCCCAGCCGCCCGTCCGGGCCTCTGCCATTTCCGGTCTTCAGGCTGAAGGCTGCCTCGATGACCCGGCCTCGTGCATCTCCCGCAGCCATCATGAGCACTCGTTGCCTTCAAAAGGCTCACTCAACGGTTTATTTGGATTGTTGACAACAAAGCCTGGTCGGAAAGCATACCACGGGGGGACGGCTGGGTCAACCAGCATTACTCCATGTCTTTTCTTCCCTCCAGTGCCCGTGCGAGCGTGACCTTATCTGCGTATTCGAGGTCAGTCCCGACAGAAATTCCTCTTGCAATCCTTGTCACCCTAAGGTCTTTTCTCGCGATGACTTTCCTCAAGTAGAGCGCTGTCGCTTCGCCCTGGACACTCGGGTTTGTTGCGACTATGACTTCTCTGACTCTTCCGTCTTCAAGTCTCTTCAGAAGCTCCTTGATCTTCAGATTCTCGGGGCCAATACCATCAAGCGGCGAGATTGCCCCATGAAGCACGTGATACGTGCCTCTGTATTCGCCCGTCCCCTCAACGGCAAGCGCATCATTCGGCATTTCCACCACGCAGATTTCCGTGAGATTTCTCTCCCCGTCCTTGCAAATGTGGCAAGGTTCGACTTCGGTGATGTTCCAGCACACTCCGCAGTACCTCACTGAGTCTTTCACCTTCATTATTGCATCGGAAAGCCGGGAGGCATCTTCTCTCGGGACGCGCATGAGGTGAAAAGCAATTCTCTGCGCGGACTTTCTACCTATTCCGGGAAGCGCGGCAAGCTCTTCTATGAGTTTCTCGACAAGCTGCGAGCTGTATTTCACTTGAAGAGCCCCGGGAGACCCAGTTCACCGGTGAGTCTCGCCATTTCTTCCTTGGCGAGCTCATCCGCTTTTCTTCTCGCTTCGTTCACTGCAGAAAGGATGAGGTCCTCAAGCATTTCGACATCGTCTTTGCTCACAACCTCAGGGTCTATCTTTATTGAAACGATCTCCTGCCTGCCATTTGCTGTAACCTTGACCATCCCTCCGCCCGCGGAACTCTCGACAATCTTGGTCTCAAGTTGTGCCTGAAGCTCATTCATCTTTTCCTGCATCTTCTGCGCTTGTTTCATGATCGATGCAAAATTCTTCATGAGGGTCACCTCTTCTCTTTCTTCACGATTTCACCATGAAAAAGTTCCACAATCGTTTTCACAGTTTCATTCTCCAACGGGTCTTCCCCTTTTGCCCCACTTATCTCTGTGACTTCTCCGTCAACCACCTTAAGAGAAAGAGGCTTCCCAAACGCCTTCTTAATTTCATCGAGAATTATTTCTCTGTTTGCTTTATCCTCGATCCGCTCCCTATGGAATCTCTGATCTCGAGGCAATTTGACTGTCAACTCTGTCTCGGAGATAGACAGAACTTTTGCCTCGCTCAAGAAACCCCAGAGAGAAGTTTTCTTCTTCTTAACGGCGAGAAGGAGGACTTCCCACCCCTTTGCCGCTTCTTCTACGCGCCCGGGTTCAACGTGTGACGGCGCCGGCTTTTGCGCCTGAGGGTGGGCACCCGAATCGCGCGAGGCGGGGTCCCGATCGTCGTCCCGGACCACATGCTTCTTTCCAGCTCTGTTTTCATGGTCCAACTCGTCTCCGCCATCTCCAACAAACTTCTTCTCAATGACCGAGAGTTTTTCTATCAATTCCTTCACGCTGACTGTGGAATCAAGATTCGCCATTTCCACGAGCGCAAGTTCCAGATGGAGCCGCGGCACAGGACTCCTCTTCATCAAATATGCGGCGGAGTTGAGAATTCTTATCAGTCTGACCAGGTCTGCATCGTTCGTTTTTGCGCTCTGCTCCGCAAGCCTTGAGAGCGAACTCTTCAGTATCCCGGCGGGCTCGGCAAGAGACCGGTCAATTGAGACGAGCAGCAGGTGTCTCAGGTGCTCGATAAGCGAGCCTGCGAATTCATCGAGATCATGCCCCTCCTTGTAGAGCTCCTCGAGGACTTTGAGCGTCTCGGCCGGCTTCCCATCAAGAACGGATTGTGTGATTTCAAAGAAAACATCTTCCTTGGGTATGCCGAGAAAGTTCCGGACAACCTCTGCCGTAACAGTTCCCTCCGTACCGGTCACAAGTTGGTCAAGCATGCTCTCGGCATCCCTCATGCTGCCTTCCGCCTTTTTCGCAATGACTGCGAGGGCCTCATCCTCAACGGAGAAATGTTCTTTTTTCGAGACCATCTTGAGTCTTTCGACAATCTTCTCCGGGAAGATTCTCCTGAAATCGAACCGCTGGCACCGGGACAGGATCGTCGGTGGAATCTCGCTCGGCGCAGTCGTGGCCATGATGAAAATCACGTGCGAAGGAGGCTCTTCAAGTGTCTTGAGGAGTGCATTGAAAGCAGGCGTCGTAAGCATGTGCACTTCGTCAATCACGTATATCCTGTACCTGGAACCGGCAGTCGCATACTTTATTTTCTCTCTGATCTCTCTGACCTCATCAATTCCGCGGTTTGATGCGCCGTCAATTTCAAGAAAATCAAGACTTGACCCGATAAGCATTTCTTTACATGTATTGCACTCGTTGCACGGATTTCTCTTTGGTCCGTTCTCGCAGTTGATCGCCCTTGCGAAGACCCGTGCTGCCGTCGTTTTCCCGACGCCTCTTGATCCGCTGAACAGATATGCGTGCCCAACCCTGCCGGCTTCAATTGCATTCATGAGGCAGGTCGTCACATGCTCCTGTCCCACTATCTCTTCAAAGACTCTTGGTCTCCACCGTCGCGACAAAACCTGATACGGGATTTTTTCTTGCATCTAACTTTCTCCAAGAACTAACAATCTTAGGGCCGTGCACCCAATCTCGATCTACTACTCAGGAGAGCCTCTTTCTTCCTGACTCCGGTCAGGGAGACCTGCGGCACACTGAATGCGCTACTTACCGTTGCTACCTTCCGGTCCTGGCGGGATTTGTAGATTTCAGTTGCGCAGGGCCTGACCATCGATGCCCGAAAAGGAAGAACCCTGCACTGAGAAGGTCAACCTCAAAATGGGGATTCAACCCCGCTTGAGCGGATTGCGGGTACAGGGCACCGCTAACTCCCCGTCTAGCACGGCCCAGCTCTGATACTAGAACAAAACGATGCAAGTGGACAGAGTTTTCTTGCGCTCACACAATCTCTACGATCTTGCGACTCGAAGTGTGACCGCTCTTGATTGCGATACGTGACACCGGAATGCCGAAGTGCGCCCCGAGCGCCCGCAGGACTGCAGCATTTGCCCTGCCTCCTTTTCGAGGCTCCTTGACCCAGATGCGATAGCTGCCCTGGCTCGCTTCTTCAACCTTCTCGACCTTCGAATTCGCTCTCACAACCACCGAGATTTTCATAGAACCAAGACTCGGACATTGTCGCACACAGCGCAGGGCAATCTCGTCCGGCGAAAGTCGTTTTTGTGAAGTGACAACGCGGAAGAATCGGCTCAGCTGCCGATTCGCGAGCAAGATTTCCTGACTTGCCGAGTGCTGTGTTTTGGTGGAGATGAGCGGAGTCGAACCGCCGACCTCCTCGTT
The genomic region above belongs to Candidatus Eisenbacteria bacterium and contains:
- a CDS encoding 2-oxoacid:acceptor oxidoreductase family protein, whose amino-acid sequence is MMIEISWLGRGGQGVKTAALLFTETVIHEGKYCQGFPDFGPERSGAPVKGYNRIDDKEIRIHSRIENPDIGVVLDPSLMGKVDILAGLKEGGTLLINTDKDPGAIAKILGLTGRKVFTVNATGIALKEIGRPIPNTPMMAALARVTGVIKLETLAGLVKEKFAGKYSDKVIEGNLRALERAYKEVKGNA
- a CDS encoding thiamine pyrophosphate-dependent enzyme, which encodes MISLKESSKKEDLLAGGHRACAGCAMTVIVRQILLAAKEPVVVGCATGCLEVTTTIFPYTAWKTPFVHSAFENVAATVSGIESAYRALKKRGKVTKDIKFIAFGGDGGTYDIGIQALSGALERGHNMLYVCYDNQAYMNTGTQRSGSTPIGAHTSTTPKGDVIMGKQQHRKDLTGIVAAHNIPYVAQASPSNWQDLMKKVEKALSANGPSFMNIVSSCHNGWKFPAELSIEMCKLAVETCYWPLFEIEEGTYKLTHKPRIKRPIEDWVKPQGRFAHLFTPEGKQLLERLQKDVDKAWDNLLIRCGEVELAAK
- a CDS encoding DUF167 domain-containing protein, whose product is MKISVVVRANSKVEKVEEASQGSYRIWVKEPRKGGRANAAVLRALGAHFGIPVSRIAIKSGHTSSRKIVEIV
- a CDS encoding YbaB/EbfC family nucleoid-associated protein, whose product is MKNFASIMKQAQKMQEKMNELQAQLETKIVESSAGGGMVKVTANGRQEIVSIKIDPEVVSKDDVEMLEDLILSAVNEARRKADELAKEEMARLTGELGLPGLFK
- a CDS encoding competence/damage-inducible protein A, with product MNGEIITIGNEILIGETLDTNFTFIAKALRQVGVRVLWHTTVGDDGDKICEALRLAISRANIVVATGGLGPTPDDVTRKSLATVMDTQLVLNDEILERIKTRFMTRGLEMPPMNETQALVPRGATLIENKQGLAPGLFFEVGKARLFILPGVPFEMEQMMEDFVQPRLRELKLGTIEELTIRTTGIPESAIAERLKEFSGKIEGFPVSFLPSVDGVDLRVTMASLPGTDTEKIKEKIRSAAREKLGDLIYGEGKVRMEEVVGGILSRQKRRLAVAESCTGGLISSRVTFVPGSSDYFERSVVSYSNRAKVELLKVPEELIAQNGAVSDEVARSMAEGIRKEAGVDLGLSVTGIAGPAGGSEEKPVGLVFLAVSSIHETRSEKHIFSGERRNIQRRAAQAALDLLRRFLIS
- a CDS encoding phosphatidylglycerophosphatase A, whose product is MKREVVKFLATGVYAGYFPVAPATFGSLICLILVWFLFPYLMDIYLPVMLAVCVIAIVFASLGERYFGEDGHKIVIDEFAGMMVSLYALPRSFPIYLLAFFLFRIFDIAKPFPARRSENLPSGLGVTADDLVSGLYANLVARAILLLR
- the porA gene encoding pyruvate ferredoxin oxidoreductase, which produces MRKILSLTGNEAVGEAIRQLEPDVVAAYPITPQTELMERFAQYVADGKVQTEFVLVESEHSAMSASIGASLAGARSMTATSANGLALMWEVLYVASGNRCPIVMAVVSRALSGPINIHCDHSDSMGARDTGWIQLFSESAQEAYDNMIQATKISESQDVLLPTMVMLDGFITSHTADRVEVLDDAEVKKFVGEFRRKYSVIDVDNPATFGALDLQDYYFEHKRQVAEAVSQSTKRILSVSEEYGKLTGRKMALFESYRMDDAETGIIVLGSTAGTVKVVVDELRAEGKKVGMIKLRVFRPFPGDLLASSISHLKAVAVLDRSHTFGGPGGPVFTEVRASAYGKVRNVPIINYVYGLGGRDISIGDIKNVYKELEGIGKAGEPLTRFEFLGVRE
- the recR gene encoding recombination mediator RecR; amino-acid sequence: MKYSSQLVEKLIEELAALPGIGRKSAQRIAFHLMRVPREDASRLSDAIMKVKDSVRYCGVCWNITEVEPCHICKDGERNLTEICVVEMPNDALAVEGTGEYRGTYHVLHGAISPLDGIGPENLKIKELLKRLEDGRVREVIVATNPSVQGEATALYLRKVIARKDLRVTRIARGISVGTDLEYADKVTLARALEGRKDME
- a CDS encoding 4Fe-4S binding protein encodes the protein MLDKLKGWRELPLGCVIEKAGNSDAYETGSWRTFRPVLDTEKCTTCLLCWIYCPDSSVRVKDSKVVGFDLNHCKGCGICAQECPPKIKAISMKLESEFE
- the dnaX gene encoding DNA polymerase III subunit gamma/tau translates to MQEKIPYQVLSRRWRPRVFEEIVGQEHVTTCLMNAIEAGRVGHAYLFSGSRGVGKTTAARVFARAINCENGPKRNPCNECNTCKEMLIGSSLDFLEIDGASNRGIDEVREIREKIKYATAGSRYRIYVIDEVHMLTTPAFNALLKTLEEPPSHVIFIMATTAPSEIPPTILSRCQRFDFRRIFPEKIVERLKMVSKKEHFSVEDEALAVIAKKAEGSMRDAESMLDQLVTGTEGTVTAEVVRNFLGIPKEDVFFEITQSVLDGKPAETLKVLEELYKEGHDLDEFAGSLIEHLRHLLLVSIDRSLAEPAGILKSSLSRLAEQSAKTNDADLVRLIRILNSAAYLMKRSPVPRLHLELALVEMANLDSTVSVKELIEKLSVIEKKFVGDGGDELDHENRAGKKHVVRDDDRDPASRDSGAHPQAQKPAPSHVEPGRVEEAAKGWEVLLLAVKKKKTSLWGFLSEAKVLSISETELTVKLPRDQRFHRERIEDKANREIILDEIKKAFGKPLSLKVVDGEVTEISGAKGEDPLENETVKTIVELFHGEIVKKEKR